ACTATTCAATTTACTTATTACATCACTCACAGTATCACTTGCAAGGATATCAATAGTTATATTATTGGTAGTTACATTATCACCACTTGTTACATTAAAACTTAAACTCCTAGCAGTCCCAGGTACAAAATTTTCTGTTCCATCCGAAATCCATGTTGCAGCCTTTGCTAGGCTTTGAACCTCTATACTGGTACTAATATTTGATGCTGACGCATTGGCAGTAGCTGAAATTACTGATTCATTAGAACTCTTTACTGTTTTCGTAGTTAGATTAGCTTGTCTGCCTATTCCATCAAAGATAAATGTATCTAATTCCTTTAATAGTGTATTCATCTCTCTATAACTATCTCTTTGCCATTCCATTGTTTGTTTCTTTTGTATCATCTTATTTAATGGCATACGTTCTACTTTCATTAAATCTTTTACAATCGTATCAATATCCATTCCACTTGCAAGTCCACCAATTCTCACCAATTATCTCACCTCTAGTTCTATATCTTTTTATCTACAACTAATCCTAAAAACTCAGTCATCGCAGCATACATATCTAATAACTTTTTAGAAGGTATCTCACGAACTACCTCTTTTGTAATATCATCTACAATGCTTACATAGTATTCTTGCAGTTCATCATGAAGCTGAAATTTTAACGAAGTATGACTGGGTTTCAGAAACTGGTTCATACTTTTCACTACTTCTTCAAGTTTTTCTTTTGTCAATTCAGGATTTCGATCAGTTTGTTCAGCGGCATGTTGATCTATTACTAACAGCTTTTCTGAAGGATTTACCCTTGCTCTTTCTGTTGGAAACGACGCAGGAAGATTAGAAGAAATTTGATTAATTGACATTAGGATTCCCCCTATTAAACTCAGGTTCATTATTCTAATGTTATTATCGGTATTATTCGAAGATATTTTAGTAATTTAATAAAAAATAAGAGACTCTAAAATAAAGTAGAGCCTCTTAATCGTATTCAAAAACAATTAATTTTTAATCAAAATAGACATGTATGCCATAGTTGTGAAACCATTTTCTTCAAACAAATCAAAAACCTTTCTTAAGAAAGAGTCGTTATGCTCTACAATTTTGGAAAAAGATTGAATTAATTTTACAGTTAAATCTGTTGTAATACCTTTATGATATGAAGACATTCCTATTAAGTGTAGTTTAATCATTGAGAAATGTATGATTAACATTACATAATCATCGAATAGTGACTTCTTTCCCAAAGGAAACATATTCTTAAAAACATAGTTGACAAGATAATTTTCTAAGATATATTCGTACTCTTTTATAAACGGCTTATAGTAATTTTCTAACGCAACTTGATAACGTACCATCATCTCATCTAATGAATCATTCTCAGAATACTGAATACCACTTAAGGTTTCATTTATACACTCAAGATATCTCTGATGACTGATTCCCTGTCCTAATCGGTATTCAATAAGTTCTTTACATAACTTCATTTGAATAGCTAAATTTACTGGTATATTAGTAAGTGAGGTTCTTAGCTCACTACTAGATATTAATTTCCTATATGAGTCTACTAGATTTGGTATTTGCTCTACATTGCCTTGATCTATCTGTTTTTGTATACTTTGGTAAAACATACCTAAGGTAATAAGACGATCTTCTAATGAGTAATTACGATTTTGCAAGACCTCAATTGTAAAAATTCGTAGTTCCCAAAAGTACTGTTGCGGCTTACCATTGTATGCAGGATTTTCTAATGATAAAGACTTTGTAAGGAAACCTCTTGTATCAGCCGGCTCTTCTGTCTCCACAAAATCAATACCATTTGGATTTAGTAATGCTAATCTCGCCGCTTCTGGACATGACATAGTAGCAGATTTTTCGACAATGTTATTTACAGCATTAAAAGTTCTTGGGTATGTCGCACACGTATTAGAAAGAAGGTCTTCACCAAGTGTCGATTGAACTTTGCATAAATTATCCTCTGATAAAAAAGAACATCTTCCACCCTTCTCCATTTTTATTTTTGCATAGTTCTCAACAGAAGAATTCGAACGCTGCCTTGTTATATTCTGATCAAGTAAAGGCTTCAGATCCTGATTTCGGTTTTTTTTATATTTTTTATAAGTATCCTGATCAATGCTAACTCTCCAACCGACACAACAGGAGTCTTCACATGATGAACCAATACATTTAAATTCTTGCATATATGTTGGAACTAGTATAGATCTTGTTTTTTCTGATGTTTTAGCCATATAGAGATCTCCTTTTTATTAGATAATTAAAATCGTTTTCCTATTTTAAAGATAACCACCTTAATTATCTACAGTTAATTTATTAAAGGGATTGAACAGATCTCAATCCCTTTAAACCACCAATAAATTTTAACGAAGTAATTGAAGAACACCTTGTGGTTGTTGGTTAGCTTGAGCTAACATTGCTTGTGATGCTTGAGAAAGAATTGAATTCTTTGTTTGCTCCATCATTTCCTTAGCCATATCCACATCTCTGATACGTGATTCTGCTGCCGTTAGGTTTTCTGCAGATGTACCTAGGTTATTGATTGTGTGCTCCAAACGATTTTGGAATGCTCCCATTTGTGAACGAGACTTAGATACTGACTCAATAGCTAAATCTAACTCTGCAATTGCAGTTGTCGCATCAGCCTTTGTACCTACTTTTTGTGTAGAGATATCTACTGCATCTTCACCAAGAGCTGTACTTAGTTGTGCTTTCCATGTAATCTGCATAGTTTGAGTAGTATTAGCTCCAACTTGAATATCAAGTGTTTGATCAGCTGATAAAATCTTCTTAGTGTTGAATTCAGTGTTCTGTCCAATACGCTCAACTTCTGCAGTTAATTGTTGAAATTCTTTATCTAATTGCGCTCTATCTGCATCTGTGTTTGTATCATTTGCAGATTGTACTGCTAGTTCACGTTGGCGTTGAAGGATGCTATGCGTTTCATTTAGTGCACCTTCAGCCGTCTGTATAAGTGAGATACCATCTTGGGAGTTTTTAGAAGCCATTTCTAAACCTTTGATTTGAGAACGCATTTTCTCAGAGATTGCTAGACCCGCTGCATCATCGCCAGCACGGTTAATACGTAATCCAGAAGATAACTTCTCCATTGACTTTGCTTGTGCACCAGATGCATTTGATAATTGGCGGTGTGTGTTTAATGCTGCGATATTGTGATTAATTCTCATTGTTTTTTCCTCCTTGAATTTTATATCCACGTCCTTGTGGAATATTGATATATTGTAAGTTACAGTGTCTAAAGTCATTTGCTTTCAATACTGCCTTACAAAATATATATCGACCTGTTTTTTTGATTTTTTATAGATTAATAAAGTTTTTTTAAAACCAAATTTTGTATTCTATTTTTTTCAATTATCACTTTCAAATTCCGTTTATACATGTTCAAAAGAATGTGTAATACCCAGAATAATTTGAAAATCCCCCAATAGAACTTTCTAAAATAAAATAAACTCTTAATAAAAAAGGAAATGGTTCAATAACCAATTCCTTTTTTCATTAATATTAACGTAATAATTGAAGTACACCTTGTGGCTGTTGGTTAGCCTGAGCTAGCATTGCTTGCGATGCCTGAGCTAGTATTGAATTCTTAGTTTGGTCCATCATTTCTTTAGCCATATCTACATCTCTGATACGAGACTCTGCTGCAGTTAAGTTCTCTGCAGATGTACCTAGGTTGTTGATTGTATGCTCTAAGCGGTTTTGGAACGCACCCATCGCTGAACGTGATTTTGATACTGATTCAATTGCAGCATCTAATGTAGTAATAGCAGCCGTTGCATTTGCTTTCGTATCAACTGCAAGAGTAGCAATA
The sequence above is drawn from the Bacillus sp. BGMRC 2118 genome and encodes:
- a CDS encoding flagellin, which translates into the protein SLIQTAEGALNETHSILQRQRELAVQSANDTNTDADRTQLNKEFAQLTEEIDRIGKNTEFNTKKILATDQTLDIQVGANNGQTMQITWKAQTKATLGEDATSIATLAVDTKANATAAITTLDAAIESVSKSRSAMGAFQNRLEHTINNLGTSAENLTAAESRIRDVDMAKEMMDQTKNSILAQASQAMLAQANQQPQGVLQLLR
- a CDS encoding lysine-N-methylase: MAKTSEKTRSILVPTYMQEFKCIGSSCEDSCCVGWRVSIDQDTYKKYKKNRNQDLKPLLDQNITRQRSNSSVENYAKIKMEKGGRCSFLSEDNLCKVQSTLGEDLLSNTCATYPRTFNAVNNIVEKSATMSCPEAARLALLNPNGIDFVETEEPADTRGFLTKSLSLENPAYNGKPQQYFWELRIFTIEVLQNRNYSLEDRLITLGMFYQSIQKQIDQGNVEQIPNLVDSYRKLISSSELRTSLTNIPVNLAIQMKLCKELIEYRLGQGISHQRYLECINETLSGIQYSENDSLDEMMVRYQVALENYYKPFIKEYEYILENYLVNYVFKNMFPLGKKSLFDDYVMLIIHFSMIKLHLIGMSSYHKGITTDLTVKLIQSFSKIVEHNDSFLRKVFDLFEENGFTTMAYMSILIKN
- a CDS encoding flagellin, which encodes MRINHNIAALNTHRQLSNASGAQAKSMEKLSSGLRINRAGDDAAGLAISEKMRSQIKGLEMASKNSQDGISLIQTAEGALNETHSILQRQRELAVQSANDTNTDADRAQLDKEFQQLTAEVERIGQNTEFNTKKILSADQTLDIQVGANTTQTMQITWKAQLSTALGEDAVDISTQKVGTKADATTAIAELDLAIESVSKSRSQMGAFQNRLEHTINNLGTSAENLTAAESRIRDVDMAKEMMEQTKNSILSQASQAMLAQANQQPQGVLQLLR
- the flaG gene encoding flagellar protein FlaG is translated as MSINQISSNLPASFPTERARVNPSEKLLVIDQHAAEQTDRNPELTKEKLEEVVKSMNQFLKPSHTSLKFQLHDELQEYYVSIVDDITKEVVREIPSKKLLDMYAAMTEFLGLVVDKKI